The genomic interval GCACGGCATCTACGGCGCAGATGGAACTTTGCCACGACGTCCCACTCTAAGATCGTGCAAGCAGCTGTGATGGTTGCGAGCGCATGTTTCTTCCTCCTTTGGTGGTTTTGGGCGAGGCTCAGGTCTCGCCCTTCTTTTATTTTCCGACCGGTCAGGATGTAGTTGCATGCTGCCTAGACCTTTGCTAATATTGTCTGGCAGCCAAATGCTGGTTGCGAGCGCATGTTTCTTTCCTCCTTTGTGGTTTTAGGGGCGTCCTTGACGCCCCTTTTTTCTGGCCGCAAGCTGATGGCATGCATCCAGCAGAGATTCCCTTCACCCTGCGCCACCCGAGCACAGAATGCGTCCGTGGTCGCTGGCAGGATGGCGGCTCGGGGCCCGTTGGCGTGTTCCTCCCGGGATTCGCCTCGACCATGGCTGGCAGTAAGTCCACCCTCCTCGCCCGCTTTGCCCGACAGCAGGGCTGGCCCTGGTGCCGTTTCGATTATCGTGGCGTGGGCGAGTCCGATGGCAACTTCGCCGAGCTTACCCTCTCCCGCTACCTAGAAGATCTCGCCCTCGTGCTCGACTTCATCGGTGACCGCCCGGTCCTGCTGGTGGGATCCAGTCTGGGCGGCTGGGTGGCGGCACTGGCGGGACAGCGCTGGCCGCAGCGCATCAGCGCTCTCTTGCTCATCGCTCCCGCCTTCAACTTCATCCCTTTGCTTTTTGCTGCACTGCCCGGCAACGAACAAGAAGACTGGCGCAAGACCGGTCTGCGCCGCTGGCGCGATTCCTACGGTCTTGGGGAGTTGGAGATGCGCTTTGACCTCGTGGCCGACAGCGCGCAATACGATCTTTTTCGCGAACCACCCGCCTATCCTTTTCCCGTCCACATCCTGCACGGCAGCGCCGACACGGCAGTGCCCCTGCAGCGCAGCTTCGATTTTGCTGCCGTGGCGCGTGCGCGGCCCTTGTGTGTCGAGCCGCTTTCCGGGATCGACCACCGTCTGCGTGGGGCAGACACGGCACTGTTGCGCTCCACCTTCCATCTCTACTGCAGCGTCAGCCCCCAACGGCCTTGACAGGCCATACACAAGCTTTATCATTAGCACTCGATGGCGGCGGCTGCTAACACGCTGCCAGTGAGGATCTGTCCCAAACAATCCAGTCACACGAGGAAATGTTCTATGAAACTGCGTCCTTTGCACGATCGCGTCGTCATTCGCCGTCTGGAAGAAGAACAGAAAACCGCCGGTGGCATCATCATTCCCGATACCGCCAAGGAAAAGCCTGTCCAGGGTGAGGTGGTGGCCGTAGGCAACGGCAAGATCCTGGAAGATGGCAAGGTGCGCGCTCTGGATCTGAAGCCCGGCGATCGGGTGCTCTTTGCCAAGTACGCCGGTACCGAAATCAAGGTCGAGGGTGAGGAGCTGCTGGTCATGCGCGAAGACGACGTCATGGCCGTGATCGACAAGTAAGCCTCAGCGCCGTTCCCGTAAACTCCTAATGCATTGATGAGGTGAGTATATGCCAGCCAAACAAGTAGCTTTTGCCGAACACGCCCGCGAGAAGATGCTGCGTGGCGTCAACATTCTTGCCGACGCCGTCAAGGTGACTCTGGGCCCCAAGGGCCGCAATGTGGTTCTGGACAAGTCCTTCGGCGCCCCCACCATCACCAAGGATGGCGTCTCAGTTGCCAAGGAGATCGAGCTTGCCGACAAGTTCGAGAACATGGGCGCGCAGATGGTGAAGGAAGTCGCCTCCCAGGCCTCCGATGAGGCCGGTGATGGCACCACCACCGCCACCGTACTGGCCCAGGCCATTATCCGTGAGGGCATCAAGGGCGTCATCGCCGGCATGAATCCCATGGACCTCAAGCGCGGCATCGACAAGGCCGTGCAGGTCGTGGTCGAAGACCTCAAGAAGCAGTCCAAGCCCTGCAAGACCCAGAAGGAAGTGGCGCAGGTGGGTACCATCTCCGCCAACTCCGACGAGTCCATCGGCAAGATCATTGCCGAGGCCATGGAGAAGGTAGGTAACGAGGGCGTCATCACCGTCGAGGAAGGCTCTGGCTTCGAGAACGAACTGGACGTGGTGGAGGGTATGCAGTTCGATCGCGGCTACATCTCGCCCTACTTCGTCAACAACCAGGACAAGATGACCGCCGAGCTGGAGAATCCCTACATCCTCCTGCACGACAAGAAAATCTCCAACATCCGCGACATGCTGCCGGTGCTGGAGCAGGTAGCCAAGGGTGGTCGTCCCCTGCTGATCATCGCCGAGGATGTCGAGGGTGAAGCCCTGGCGACTCTGGTGGTCAACAGCATGCGCGGCATCATCAAGGTCGCGGCGGTCAAGGCTCCGGGCTTTGGCGATCGGCGCAAGGCCATGCTCGAGGATATGGCCATCCTCACCGGCGGTCGGGTCATCTCCGAGGAAGTGGGCATGAAGCTGGAAAGCGCCAGCCTCAATGACCTGGGTCAGGCCAAGAAGGTGACCATCAGCAAGGAGAACACCACCATCATCGATGGTGCTGGTCAGCAGAGCGAGATCAAGGCGCGTGTGGAGCAGATCCGGCGGCAGATGGAGGAAGCTACCTCCGACTACGACAAGGAAAAGCTCCAGGAGCGTGTCGCCAAGCTCGCCGGTGGTGTGGCGGTCATCAAGGTGGGCGCTGGCTCCGAGATCGAAATGAAGGAAAAGAAGGCCCGCGTGGAAGACGCCCTGCACGCGACCCGTGCGGCGGTGGAAGAAGGCATCGTCGCCGGCGGTGGCGTCGCCCTGATCCACTCTCGCCACGTGCTGGAGAAGGTCAAGGTGGCCAACCACGATCAGGAGATGGGTGTTGCCATCGTCCGTCGGGCCATCGAAGAGCCTTTGCGCCAGATCGTTGCCAATGCCGGTGGCGAGGGCAGCGTCGTCCTCAACAAGGTGCTGGAGGGCAAGGCTGGCCATGGCTTCAACGCTGCCACGGGCGAGTACGGTGACATGTTCGAGATGGGCGTCATCGACCCCACCAAGGTCACCCGCACGGCCCTGCAGAAGGCGGCGAGTGTTGCCGGCCTCATGATCACCACCGAGGCCATGATCACCGAACTGCCCAAGAAGGAAGACAAGGGCGGTGCCGGCGGCGACATGGGTGGTATGGGCGGCATGGGCGGCATGGGCGACTTCTAACTCCCGCGCAGCCTCCGCAGACCGCAACGGCCCCTTCGGGGGCCGTTGCTGTTTGCATTCCTGCACAGATTCATCCATGCGCCGCCGGCACGGCTGTGGCAGAATGCGTGGCCTAAAGGAGAATTCGACATGGTCCAGAACCCGAACCGCCTTACTACCCACCGCATTCACATCCAGGGTGTGGTACGCGATCTTCCCCTGTTTCCCGTGGCACCGGAACTCGCCATTGCCGTGCTCAACATTCTCGGCGATGTGGAGCTGTGCGAGGCGGCGGCCGCGGGCCTCACGCAAGCACTGCAGGGCATCGACTACCATTGTCTGATCACCGCCGAAGCCAAAAGCATACCACTGGCCTATGCCATGGCCCGTCAGAGCGGCAAACCCTACGTCGTTTTGCGCAAGCACTACAAAACCTACATGGGCGCCGCTCTGGAAAGCAGCAGCCACTCCATCACCACCGGTCACGCCCAGAAGTTGTATCTGGACGCCAAGGATCGCGCCACGGTGGCCGGACGGCGCGTCGTCCTGGTAGACGACGTCATCAGCACGGGCTCGACCCTGACGGCCATGGAGAACCTCATGCACGAGGCCGGCGCCGTCGTTGCCGCTCGCGCCGCCATCTGCACCGAGGGCGATCCAGATCGCTGGCGGGATGTCGTGGCCCTGGCGCACCTGCCCCTTTTTCCCTGGCCTGCCGCAGAGCACCCCGAGGGCGATCATGGCCACTCCTGATTCCGGCCGCGCTGCACTTCCCACGGCCGATGCCGTGCACGTACTGAGCGAGCGCCAGCGCTGCGACCTGGAGCTCCTGCTCAGTGGCGCCTTTGCACCGGTGACGGAGTTCATGGACGAGCCGACCTGGGAGTCGGTCTGCGCGCACCAGCGCTTGCCCGACGGCAGACTCTGGCCCATGCCCCTGACCCTGGAAGTGGATGAGGCAACGGCGGCGCACCTGGGCGCGGGTGCGGTACTGCGCCTGGAACGTAACGACGGCACGCCGCTGGCGCGCATGACCGTGGCGAGTCTCTACCGTCCCGATCGCCTGTGGGAAGTACAGCACATCTACGGCAGCAGCGACCGCCGCCACCCCGGCGTAGCGGAGACCCTCGAGCGTCTGCCCGTCAACATCGCTGGGAGTGTCGTCCCCTGGGAAGACGGTGCCCTGGAACGCGCTGCCGCCGTGGATTTCCCACCGGAATATCGGGCTCCGGCACAGGTCCGCACTGCCCTCGCCGGCGCCCCAGCCCTCGCCTTTCAGACCCGTAATCCACTGCACAACGCCCACATCGCCATTACCCGGGCGGCCCTGGAGCGTCTTGGATCGCAGGCGCGGCTCCTGTTGCATCCGGCCATCGGCCCAACGCGTCCGGGTGATGTGGAGGCTTCTTGGCGTATGCGAGCCTACCGGGCGGTCCTGGACCACTATCCACGGGACCGGGTACTGCTATCGCCGTTGCCCCTGGCCATGCGCATGGCCGGGCCACGGGAAGCGCTCTGGCACGCGCTGATCCGCCGCAATTTTGGCGCCAGCCACTTCCTGATCGGTCGCGGCCACGCCGATCCGGGGCACTGGGATGGCGGGCTGTTCTATCCGCCCTTCGCCGCCCAGGAGTGGGTTGCCGCACACCGTGAAGAACTCGGCATCGAACCCGTTTTCATGCCGGAATACGCCTATTCCCGCGCTCGGCAAAGCTACGTACCCGCCGCCGAGGCCAATGGCGAGCGGCTCGAAGGGATCTCTGGCTCGGAATTACGCCGGCGCCTTGCCGCCAACGAAGACATTCCCTCGTGGTTTTCCCCGCCGGAGGTCATTCGCATCCTGCGTCAGGCCTACCGCGGCGCCGACCGCCGCGGTCTCGTCCTCTGGTTTACGGGCTTGTCCGCCAGCGGCAAAAGTACCCTGGCCGGCATGCTCGCACGGCAACTGGAAATTCACGATGAACGGGCGGTGACCTTGCTCGACGGCGATGTCGTTCGCCGCTTCCTCTCCAAGGGGCTGGGTTTCGGTCGCGAGGACCGGGACGAGAATATCCGCCGCATAGGTTTCGTCGCCAGCCTCGTGGCGCGCCACGGCGGAATCGCCATCGTGGCGGCCATTTCCCCCTACCGCGACGCCCGTGCCGAGGCACGCAGACTGGTGGAAGAGGCCGGCGGCGCCTTCGTGGAAATTCACGTGGCAACGCCCCTGTCGGTCTGTGCAGCCCGCGATCCCAAGGGCCTCTACGCCCGCGCCCTGGCTGGAGAGATCGCTTCCTTCACCGGAGTCGACGACCCCTACGAGGCACCGGAGCATCCGGATATCGCCATCGATACCAGCCACCTTCCGGGTCAGGCGGCTCTGCGGCTTCTCCTCGACAAGCTGACCGACCTGGGTATTCTCGGTCAGGGCGGTGACCATCGTGAGCCCGGTCCGTGATCCAGTCTTGTCCATGGATGCACTGCAACTATGGACCGCTGCCTCTTGTATCGCGCCCTTGGTGGAGGGAGCCGCACTGCGGGAAGCCAAGCTCGGCGCCGGCTGGCTGCGCCTTTGCTTCGGTACTCGAACCTCTCTGGTCATTGCCCAGCAACGGGCACCTCTGGGGCTCTGGCTTGCCGACCCCTGTCCGCAGTCGCGGGTCGGGCATCCGGTCGCGCTGGGGCAGCTCCTGCGCGGCTTTTTGCTGCAACGGATCGACGTACCCTGGGGCGATCGCATCCTGCGTCTGAGCTGGGAGCGCGTTACCATCACCAAGGAAAGGCAGCATCGCCACCTCATTGCCGAATGTTTCGGCGGTCGGGGTAACCTCGCCGTCACCGACGCGGACGACAGCATTCTCTGGGCGTGGCGCTGGGATCGTCTGGATAGCCGGGAAATGCGCTTTTTGCCTGGGCATCGCTACGCCTCGCCGGCGCGAGGCCGGGCTGCAACACGACCCTTTGCCGATACCCTGAGCGAACCGCTACAGCTACTCGGCCCGCGCGCGCGCAGCGAGGCTGAGGACGGATGTCTCGAGCCCGCCCGCCTCGATCAGGCCTTGGTTGACCGTTGGGCAAAACCGAGCGGCGACTGGTACCAGTGGCGCTCCCAAGACGGCTCCCGGATTCGCTATCCCCTGCGCCTTCGTGGGTCCGCCACCACGATCCCCGCTCTGCAAGCCCTGCGGCTCGAGGCGCCGCCGTGGGAACAGGATGCCGAGAACCGCCCCGATCCAAACGCCCTGCAACGACAGAGGCTGGATCGTCTGAAACAGCGGATGGCCAGGGTCCGGGAAGATCTGATCCGCTGGCAGCGTGTCCCGGATACGGTACAGCGGGATGCAGAGGCACTTTTTCAGATGCCCGACGCCGTCCATCCTGGCGGCGCCTTGGAGGTACCCGACTATCGCAGTTACGGTATTGGACGCAGAACCGTATCCGTACCAGCCGGATACCGTTTGCACGACTACGCCCGCCACCTCATCAAACAACGCCAGCGCGCGCAACGCGGTCGAGAGGCTTGTAGTGAACGGCTTCGCCAGTTGGAGGAGGAGCATGCCCGCCTACTGCAAGCATCTTTGACCGACGTGCCGGCCACACCGGAAAAGCCAGGAAGGCGTCGCCAGCCGCAGGGCTTGGCTCCCGCCATCGAGTCCCGGGAGATCGACGGTTTTCAGATTCTCTGGGGACGCAATGCCAAGGCCAATGACCACCTCACCTTTCGCTTGGCCCAGCCCTGGGATCTCTGGTTCCACGTACAGGATCAGCCAGGCAGCCACGTCCTGCTCCGTCGTCCCCGCGACCGCCCCGTACCCGAAAAGGTACTGGATGCCGCCGCCCAGTTGGCCTTGCAGTTCAGCAGCGTTCAAACCAAAAGTGCCGATGTCGACTGGACCGAGGCACGCCACATCAAGCGACACCCCAATGGCGCACCAGGTCGCGTCCTGTACCGGCACTTTCACACGCGCCGGGTCCGGCGTGTCGGCTCCTGATCTGCCGGCGCCCTTTACTGCCTAGAGTTTGGCATAGGAATGCAGGCCACCCAAGAATAAATCCACACCGATGAAGCAGAAGGTGACCGTGACCAAGCTGATCACCGACCACCAGGCCAGGGTATGCCCCGTTGGTCGCGCCGAACCCTTACGCGAGCGCAGATGCAGGAATGCCGCGTAGTTCAGCCAGACGATAAGGGCCCAGGTCTCCTTGGGATCCCAGGACCAGAAACCACCCCAGGCCTTGGCCGCCCAGACGGCACCAAGGATCGTGCCCACCGTAAAAAACAAAAAGCCAAACATGATCATCGAGCTCATGATGCGTTCGAGGCGTTTGCCGTCGGGCAAGCGCTCTGCCAGGACAGTGCCCAGTCGCCCGGCTCTTTCACGCAGAAGGTAAGCGAGACCCACCATGGCCGCCAGATAGAAGTTGGCGTAGGCTATGAATTCGCAGGGTACGTGAATCTTGATCCAGAAACTTTGCAATGCCGGGATGACCGGTTGAATCTGGTTCTGATGATAGGCCACGCCCACCCACACCAAAAAAATATCGGCTATCAGGATCATCGGCATGGCAAAGGCGCCCAGCCCTCGCTTTTTCTCTTGCGCTTCATAATAGAGATAAAACAACGCCGTGGTCGTACACAGAAGCACCATGGCATCGTACATGTTGGTTACCGGAATGTGTCCCCAGCTGGGATGACCAACATAGGTCTGCTTCCAACGAATGGCCAAGCCTGCATAGCCCAGGACCACGGCCACCCAGGCAAAACGATGGCCCCAGTCACCACTGGCCTGATGCCCAGCGTAAAGATAACGATAATAACCCACCGCACTCAGCGCAATGGCGAGACTCATCCAGTAGAACATGGAGGTACTCTGAAAGATCCAATACAACAAGGCACTGGTCTTTGCCGTGTAGCCCAGATCGTAGAGCGCCACACCAGGTGCCGCCACCGCCAGAACCACCAGAAATAGTCGGCGAAATGCGGGCCAGCGCAAACCGAACCACATCAATCCGGCATACCATATACCAAGAATGATGTATTGCCAGAGCCAGAAGTCCGCACGAAATAAAAACCAAACGAACAAAGAGCCGACGCTAAGGAACGCTATCCATGCACGTCTTTGCCATTTTTCCTGTGCTGCGTAAGTGCCGACGCTTTCTAACCGATGACCTATCTCCGCAGTATCCAAAGCCATAGCTGTCTCCTCTTGCAGTCCCGAGCACCCCGCGCTTGACGCGGCACCCCGGGACCGACGGACGCGCCATCAGGGGCGATAACCCGGCACGTTGATCTTGATGCCATTACTGATGTAACTCATAAAGTAGTCGAGGTTGCGATAATCCGCGCTTTGCAGTTTTTCCGGTTTGGCACCCACCTTCTTGTCGCAGCCAATAAAGCGCTTCTGGAAGGTATTCACCGCACCCCAGGCGGCACGATAGGTAGGATAATGTGCGCTCTGCCCCAAAAGTGGAGAGATGATCTGTGCCCGAAGATATTTGCCCGCGTAGGCCACGTGACAGGTAGCACAGCTGAAATTCAGCTGCCCCCGCCGCATGAAATAGTAGGCTTTTCCCTCCTCGAAGGCCTTGACCGCACCTGGCCCCTGTACCTTCACATCCACCGGCATCCCGTTGGACAGACTGGTGAAGTAGGTTTGCAAGGCGATCATGCTGGAGCTACCGTAACGCAGGGGTTTCAGGTGATTCTCGACCCTGCAGGCATTGATGCTCATGGCCGCCGTCGTCACCTGATGGGTCTTGGCGTTGTAGTACGGATAGCCTGCGGCAACGCCCTTACCGCCGTGCGGAAAGCAGGACGCATAGGTCTTGCCGTCGGGAAACTTGCTATCCCACAGTTTCTTGCCCTCGCTCAAGGTAAGATCGCCAGGATTGAATTGGATTGCCTCTTGATACTGCTGATAGAGTCCCTTATTGAATGCATAACTACCCAGAGCATATTGCTGGAGGCTCATCTTTGGAAACTGCTCCTTGAAGTACTCGTGAAACTCCTTCAAGGTACGCCGCGGGCCGACCTTGGTGTTGCCAAGATCCCACCAGTTGATGTCGTCTGCCTGCACGCCAAGGGCCACAGCCCCAAGCGCCAGCATCGCGATTGCTGCGATTTTTTTCATGATAAATCCTCCTGGATACAACGCCCACAGATCACTTTAGCGACCAAAGATAATCGGTCACCAAGCCAATCTGGTGATCCGTCAAGACCTTATCCTTACCAAATCTCGGCATATTGATATGGGGAATGACTTTTTCCGGGTCGTAAATAAACTGCACCAGCTTCTCCCGATTCTTAAATATCACGTGAATGGGCAGCTCACTGAGATTTGGACCAACATTGCCCGCCTGTACTCCACCTGGCAAGACATGGCACGCCAGGCAATTTCCCTGTGCCTTGTTAAAGGCAATGGCCCTACCCGCGGCGATATTGGCCGCGTTGATGGGTGGAATACTGCCGGCGACGGCAACGCCAGTACCTAGCAATGTCAAGCAACCCAGGGCCAATATCTGACCCTTTCGAACCGCTCCAAACCTAGTCATGACCTTCTCCTTTCTTGCGTCCGATCCTGCTCCCCTCCAGCCAGTTTCTCGAGGATTTCACCAAACTGTTGTGAAAAATCTTCAATATCGCGAGACGTATCGCCACCTGCGATAATTTTGGTTCTCCCAAAGGGCTCTTTACCAACGGCCAGCCAGATCCGTTTCCTGGGTACATAAAACAGCACAAAAATACCACCTACCAGTAAGGCACAGGCAAAATAGACGATGGACATGCCAGGGTACTTGGTCATCTCCAAACCGGCCGCCCAATGCAGCGATAGACCACGCATGAGCACCAGAAAAGGCAGGGGATAGGTATGCAGGGATTGCAGAGCCACCAGACTTGCCCGCAAAAACATCCGATTTTGCTCCCCTGGCAGATACACACCGCGACGTTGCTCCAAACGTGTCAGTGTTCGCTGAAACACCGTAGAACTCGCAACTGCGCCGTGGCGCGCTGCATTTTCCAGAGCTCCAAGATAATGCACAAACAGGCTCACGCCTCCCTTGGCCCCAACGGGTAAGGCAAGAAAATGGAAACCATCGGCATCTTCAGGGCGATAAGCGACCAACTCATAGGCTAAGCCACCGTGGTGCAAAGGGTGCAGAAAGGTTTTCAACACGATCGGTGGCCGCCCGTGCTGCGCTACGGTGTAGCGCGCCATCGGACCCAGGTTCACCATTTCATGACCGGGTCGTGCGGCGAGCCCGACAGACTTGCGCGGCACCACGTTATCCACCTTGAGGGCAACCACCTTGAGATCATAGGCTCCGGCGCCGGTAACGAAGCTCTGACCGACACGTGCCCGTATACGGACACCAGACGCAGCGGGTGCGAGCAACGAGTAACTCATGAGGTGCAAAGTAGACGGTCCCGCATTGTAACTAGACTGATAGATGTTTACGCCATCCACCGTGAGCGGATGATTGACGCGAACATCGTGCGTTACCAGCACCCGGCCATCGGGCTTAAGCACCGTAACTTTGGAAACATAATCTTTGGCGAGACCGTCACGATAGTGGGTAACCCGAAAACTATCGAGGCGGACGACGAAAGGCAGGCGCTGCACCAGAAATCCATCGCCCACCAATTCGAACATCGCATTGACGCTCTGGCCCACGGGGATCGTAATGATACCACGAAAGGAGAGCTGATTTGGCGAAAGCCAGCGATCCTTTGGCACCTTGGACAAAGGCAAGGCGAAATCTTGCTCCGGTTTCACCGCACCCGTCCATTGCGCTATTTTCAAGGGTATATTGGCGTTGTACAGCGCTCCGGCACAAAAAAGAATGATGGCAACGTGCGTAAAAATATAACCAAAACGATAGTAACGACCTTTTTGGGCCGCCAACAACAACGTATCATCCAGCGCTGGCACACGTTTGACCCTGTAGCCTTCGTCCTTCAACAGGACCACGGCCTTCTCATACACGATGGCTGCGGACCCGGCTACAGAGACTTCGTGGTGAACCGGTCTGCTATCGATAGTCCGCGCGTTGAATCCTGTATCCCGCCGAAACATATCGCGCAACATGTGCGGTGTATTGCGCGCTACACAGGAGGTCGTCGACAGCACCAGGAAAGCAACGATACCCATGTACCAACCACATCGGTACACATCGTAAAGATCCAGATTGCCAAAGACCTGGTACCAGAACGGTCCAAATTGCTGCAGGTAATTACCCACAGATTCCTGCTGCGGGAGAATCGTACCGACAATGGACGCGATGGCCACAAAGAGCAATAAATGCACCGCCAGGCGCATGGAAATGAGGACGTTCCACAAAACGCGGCCAAGCGGTCGCCGGTATGGAGCGACATAGACCGCGTTACCCGTGCTAGCCATTCTGGGGAAGCTCCCCAGCCGCCGGCATGGTCCCTTCATCCCTCGACTTGAGGAACCACATCTGAATCAAACTCAAAGCCATTCCCAGCAGGGCAACAGGACAGGACAGAATTCCTCCCACCAGAACCAGCCAGACGAAGTCTGGATTCTGCTTGGTCAGAAACCAGCCTGTGAAGTCCAGGAAAAATGCCAGGAAGGGTAGGCCCACCACCACGATCTTCAGCCATCCCGGTGTGCGCGTACGGACAAATATCCAGCCCGCCAAGAAGAAAATGACGCCGAGTGTGGTTAGATGAATCATCCCGTTCATGAGCATGGCAGAATAGGGCATTCCCATGTCCACGTGTGCCTGGCTTTTGAGCAGCGAGAAGGTTCCGATGTTCGGCATGCCAATGGCGTGACACTTTAGGCAATTACCATTGATCAACGGGCGTACCTGCTGCTGGTAATAGCTTTTGCTTTCGCCACCCTTGACCCAGGTGTTGACCACCGCCTGCATTTTGCTGCGCTCGTTGACCGGAACGTGTGCCATGACCATCATGCTGGGCAACATGGTCTGTAGCTTACTGGCACTGCGATTACCGTAATAATGAATGACGAGGTCCTGCATCTGGACGCCGGGCTTACCATTCAGCCCGGCGATGGTGATGTAGGTATACGCCTCGGCCGAGAGCAATCCCAGACCCACCAAAAAGATGAAACCAGAGAAAAGAATCTTTTCTACCAAAGATAGGTCGGGCAGGCTTTTCATGACGGGCTTCTCACAAGTCGTATTCTTTGGGATAGGCTATCCCCGGATTACCTTTCATATTCTTGGTCAGAACCGGATTATCTCGGTGGTCGACACGTACGGTCTTCTTGTCCTTCAACCACTTGGAGAAAATATCCCAGACCGGCGTACCCTCTACTTTCTGCATGGCTGCCCAGCCCGCAACCTTGTACTTCTTGCTTGGGTGCACCATCTTGCCGCCGACACGCAGGTCTGTGATACGCTTGTTGATAGTCTCCGCAGGATTGAAAGTGTACTGGATGTTTCCGACGCGAATCATATCGCCGCCCTGAATGTAGTAGGGATCGGGATTGAAAAGATTATCCGCCACCTGCTCCATGACATTCTTCAGTTCGGCGCCCGTGTACTCCGTAACCGTAACCTCCGGATACGTGATGGCCGTCTGCCCCATGACGTCTTCCATGGTGATGGTCTCACCCGGGAGCTTGGTATAGCCCCAACGGAAGCCGGGCGAGAACGCCACTTCACAGTCCATCTCTTCACGCAAGGCGTTACAGATGAGCTGATCAAAGGTGCCGTTGAAGTTATCCCGGCGATACAGCAGACTCTCCGTAACGGCAAGAGGCTCGGCCAATTTCTCCGCATAAGGAGCGCGTACCTTCTCGATATACGCAGACATTTCCGGATCGGCCGGGATCATATTGGAGAGGATGGGCAGGTAGTAGAAGCGGAATCCCTTCAGGCGTCCTTTACCGACATCCAGATCGAAGCGTGCCAGAAATTTACCATTGGTACTGGTATTGATGATGAGTGTCTTGTTGATCAGTACCGGCTTCGGCCCCATGATTTCGTGGGTGTGTCCACCGAGGATGATATCGATGCCATGCACCTGTGACGCCATCTTCTTATCCACATCCGCGCCATTGTGGGACAAGACGACTACGACATCGGCGTGGTGTTTTTCGCGGCACTCGTCCACCATTTTCTGCATGTGCTGCGGATGGATGCCAAACGACCATTTGGGAATGAAGTAGGCCGGGTTGGCAATGGGCGTGAACGGGAAAGACTGGCCGATGATGGCCACCTTGCGGCCGTTGATCTCACGAATGTCGTAGGGATCGAAGACCGGCTCATCCCAGGGGATAGTAAAGACATTCTGGGACAAAAACTTCGCGTTGAGCTTGTGCTTGAGCAGATACTCAACCCGGTCGGCACCGT from Acidithiobacillus caldus ATCC 51756 carries:
- a CDS encoding alpha/beta hydrolase, with amino-acid sequence MHPAEIPFTLRHPSTECVRGRWQDGGSGPVGVFLPGFASTMAGSKSTLLARFARQQGWPWCRFDYRGVGESDGNFAELTLSRYLEDLALVLDFIGDRPVLLVGSSLGGWVAALAGQRWPQRISALLLIAPAFNFIPLLFAALPGNEQEDWRKTGLRRWRDSYGLGELEMRFDLVADSAQYDLFREPPAYPFPVHILHGSADTAVPLQRSFDFAAVARARPLCVEPLSGIDHRLRGADTALLRSTFHLYCSVSPQRP
- the groES gene encoding co-chaperone GroES, yielding MKLRPLHDRVVIRRLEEEQKTAGGIIIPDTAKEKPVQGEVVAVGNGKILEDGKVRALDLKPGDRVLFAKYAGTEIKVEGEELLVMREDDVMAVIDK
- the groL gene encoding chaperonin GroEL (60 kDa chaperone family; promotes refolding of misfolded polypeptides especially under stressful conditions; forms two stacked rings of heptamers to form a barrel-shaped 14mer; ends can be capped by GroES; misfolded proteins enter the barrel where they are refolded when GroES binds) — protein: MPAKQVAFAEHAREKMLRGVNILADAVKVTLGPKGRNVVLDKSFGAPTITKDGVSVAKEIELADKFENMGAQMVKEVASQASDEAGDGTTTATVLAQAIIREGIKGVIAGMNPMDLKRGIDKAVQVVVEDLKKQSKPCKTQKEVAQVGTISANSDESIGKIIAEAMEKVGNEGVITVEEGSGFENELDVVEGMQFDRGYISPYFVNNQDKMTAELENPYILLHDKKISNIRDMLPVLEQVAKGGRPLLIIAEDVEGEALATLVVNSMRGIIKVAAVKAPGFGDRRKAMLEDMAILTGGRVISEEVGMKLESASLNDLGQAKKVTISKENTTIIDGAGQQSEIKARVEQIRRQMEEATSDYDKEKLQERVAKLAGGVAVIKVGAGSEIEMKEKKARVEDALHATRAAVEEGIVAGGGVALIHSRHVLEKVKVANHDQEMGVAIVRRAIEEPLRQIVANAGGEGSVVLNKVLEGKAGHGFNAATGEYGDMFEMGVIDPTKVTRTALQKAASVAGLMITTEAMITELPKKEDKGGAGGDMGGMGGMGGMGDF
- a CDS encoding phosphoribosyltransferase family protein, coding for MVQNPNRLTTHRIHIQGVVRDLPLFPVAPELAIAVLNILGDVELCEAAAAGLTQALQGIDYHCLITAEAKSIPLAYAMARQSGKPYVVLRKHYKTYMGAALESSSHSITTGHAQKLYLDAKDRATVAGRRVVLVDDVISTGSTLTAMENLMHEAGAVVAARAAICTEGDPDRWRDVVALAHLPLFPWPAAEHPEGDHGHS
- the cysC gene encoding adenylyl-sulfate kinase translates to MATPDSGRAALPTADAVHVLSERQRCDLELLLSGAFAPVTEFMDEPTWESVCAHQRLPDGRLWPMPLTLEVDEATAAHLGAGAVLRLERNDGTPLARMTVASLYRPDRLWEVQHIYGSSDRRHPGVAETLERLPVNIAGSVVPWEDGALERAAAVDFPPEYRAPAQVRTALAGAPALAFQTRNPLHNAHIAITRAALERLGSQARLLLHPAIGPTRPGDVEASWRMRAYRAVLDHYPRDRVLLSPLPLAMRMAGPREALWHALIRRNFGASHFLIGRGHADPGHWDGGLFYPPFAAQEWVAAHREELGIEPVFMPEYAYSRARQSYVPAAEANGERLEGISGSELRRRLAANEDIPSWFSPPEVIRILRQAYRGADRRGLVLWFTGLSASGKSTLAGMLARQLEIHDERAVTLLDGDVVRRFLSKGLGFGREDRDENIRRIGFVASLVARHGGIAIVAAISPYRDARAEARRLVEEAGGAFVEIHVATPLSVCAARDPKGLYARALAGEIASFTGVDDPYEAPEHPDIAIDTSHLPGQAALRLLLDKLTDLGILGQGGDHREPGP